In Dioscorea cayenensis subsp. rotundata cultivar TDr96_F1 chromosome 9, TDr96_F1_v2_PseudoChromosome.rev07_lg8_w22 25.fasta, whole genome shotgun sequence, a genomic segment contains:
- the LOC120268325 gene encoding dihydropyrimidinase-like gives MAPFPPSTPLHLFLFFSISISILPISESQQLQGVCGLEWDPALCSTSGKILIKGGTVVNAHNKEVADVYIQDGVIASVRPNIIVSDDVTILDATGKYVMPGGIDPHTHLAMEFMGTETIDDFFSGQAAALAGGTTMHIDFVIPVNGNLSAGFDLYMNKAKNSVMDYGFHMAVTKWDETVSEDMQVLVNEKGINSFKFFMAYKGSFMINDELLLQALERCKNLGALPMVHAENGDAVAEGQRKMIELGITGPKGHALSRPPLFEGEATARAIRLARFVNTPLYVVHVMSIDATEEIARAKMSGQKVIGEPVVSGLVLNDSWLWNPDFAIAAQYVMSPPIRKSGHDKSLQAALSSGILQVSLLPDQTYVGLYNSRSLRLVLIFTHL, from the exons ATGGCGCCGTTCCCTCCATCAACGCCCCTCcatctcttcctcttcttctccatctccatctccattctCCCAATCTCAGAATCGCAACAACTGCAAGGG GTCTGTGGTCTTGAATGGGATCCGGCGCTATGCTCCACTTCCGGGAAGATCTTGATCAAGGGAGGGACTGTGGTGAACGCTCATAACAAGGAGGTCGCCGATGTCTATATCCAGGATGGAGTCATCGCCTCCGTTAGGCCCAATATCATT GTTAGTGATGACGTTACAATTCTTGATGCAACTGGAAAGTATGTAATGCCAG GTGGGATTGACCCTCACACTCATCTGGCAATGGAGTTTATGGGCACTGAGACAATTGATGACTTTTTCAGTGGTCAAGCTGCAGCATTGGCTGGGGGAACAACTATGCACATTGACTTTGTTATACCAGTTAATGGAAATCTGTCAGCTGGTTTTGATTTGTACATGAATAAAGCTAAAAATTCAGTAATGGATTATGGTTTCCATATGGCTGTGACAAAGTGGGATGAAACAGTTTCTGAAGACATGCAAGTCTTGGTTAACGAAAAAG GAATCAACTCTTTCAAGTTTTTCATGGCTTACAAAGGATCCTTTATGATCAATGATGAGCTTTTATTGCAAGCATTGGAAAGATGCAAGAACCTTGGTGCCTTACCAATGGTTCATGCTGAAAATGGAGATGCTGTTGCAGAAGGACagagaaagatgatagaattAGGAATAACAGGTCCTAAGGGACATGCACTTTCAAGGCCTCCATTG TTTGAAGGAGAGGCCACTGCACGTGCTATACGTTTAGCTAGATTTGTAAATACACCcttatatgttgttcatgtgATGAGTATTGACGCCACTGAAGAAATTGCCAGGGCCAAAATGTCAG GGCAAAAGGTTATTGGAGAACCTGTAGTTTCAGGGTTAGTCCTTAATGATTCTTGGCTTTGGAACCCAGATTTTGCTATTGCAGCACA GTATGTAATGAGTCCTCCAATACGGAAATCTGGACATGATAAATCACTTCAAGCTGCCCTTTCCTCTGGAATATTACAGGTAAGTTTGCTCCCTGATCAGACCTATGTTGGCTTGTACAACTCTAGGTCACTGAGACTTGTACTAATCTTCACTCATCTATGA